One Nitrospirota bacterium genomic window carries:
- the pssA gene encoding CDP-diacylglycerol--serine O-phosphatidyltransferase, which translates to MKRGVYILPNGLTLVGMFFGFYSIVSSLNGEFVTAGWAILIANIFDGLDGWTARMTNSTSRFGIELDSLSDLVAFGVAPAIMIFTCSLSPFGRIGWAVSFLFVSCGALRLARYNVQMVTAESKHFTGMPIPAAATILSTYVIFYEYMFNNHPYRSYFVLGLTILISLFMISTLRFHGAKEINFRERKPFLFLVAMIITLTVVVMHPPITLFVLAISYLAWGIIENTYLFYRKKPDKGKTTEPTA; encoded by the coding sequence ATGAAAAGAGGGGTTTACATTTTACCCAATGGTTTGACTCTGGTAGGGATGTTTTTTGGTTTTTACTCTATCGTGTCTTCATTAAACGGTGAGTTTGTGACGGCAGGCTGGGCAATACTGATAGCAAACATATTTGACGGCCTGGACGGCTGGACTGCCCGGATGACTAACAGCACATCACGGTTTGGAATAGAGCTTGACTCACTCTCAGACCTCGTAGCATTTGGCGTGGCTCCTGCCATTATGATATTTACGTGCTCACTGTCACCTTTTGGACGGATTGGATGGGCGGTGTCGTTTCTTTTTGTTAGTTGCGGCGCTCTGAGGCTTGCCCGGTATAACGTGCAGATGGTTACGGCTGAAAGTAAACACTTTACCGGTATGCCCATACCAGCAGCAGCAACTATCCTGTCAACGTATGTGATCTTCTATGAGTATATGTTTAATAATCATCCTTACAGAAGTTATTTTGTATTGGGTTTGACTATTTTAATATCCCTCTTTATGATAAGCACCCTCAGATTTCATGGGGCAAAGGAGATTAATTTCAGAGAGCGCAAGCCCTTTCTTTTCCTTGTTGCCATGATAATCACTCTTACTGTTGTGGTCATGCACCCCCCTATAACGCTTTTTGTCCTTGCAATCAGCTATCTTGCATGGGGGATAATAGAAAATACGTATTTGTTTTACCGTAAGAAACCTGACAAGGGTAAGACAACAGAGCCAACGGCTTGA
- a CDS encoding phosphatidylserine decarboxylase family protein yields MKFAPEGIPFIAGALVVTVVAAVFAFTANRHIVISLVLMLICIDITVFMFYFFRDPERVVPKGENIIVSPADGKVIVVSEVYENTTLKANVRKLSIFMSPLNVHVNRIPYTGTVVNVKRNAGNFFKAFMDEASLTNENVTTTVETSRGTMLIKQIAGSVARRAVCRATPGTHLLTGERFGIIKFSSRVDLFLPLSTAIIVKTGDMVRAGETVVANWTEQKEQEH; encoded by the coding sequence ATGAAATTTGCGCCTGAGGGCATACCGTTTATTGCGGGAGCTTTGGTTGTTACTGTAGTGGCAGCAGTTTTTGCGTTTACTGCAAACAGGCACATAGTGATTTCACTTGTGTTGATGTTGATTTGTATAGATATAACCGTGTTTATGTTTTATTTTTTCCGGGACCCGGAACGAGTTGTCCCAAAAGGAGAAAATATCATAGTCTCTCCGGCAGACGGTAAAGTAATCGTAGTGTCAGAAGTTTATGAAAACACCACACTTAAAGCTAATGTAAGAAAGTTAAGCATCTTTATGTCACCCTTAAACGTCCACGTAAACCGCATCCCATATACCGGTACGGTGGTAAACGTTAAGCGGAATGCCGGGAATTTTTTTAAAGCTTTTATGGATGAGGCATCACTTACAAATGAAAACGTAACGACCACAGTTGAAACCAGCAGGGGCACAATGCTGATAAAGCAGATAGCAGGCTCAGTAGCCCGCAGGGCTGTGTGCAGAGCCACACCCGGCACCCACCTTTTGACAGGCGAAAGATTTGGTATAATAAAGTTTAGTTCCAGAGTGGATTTGTTTTTACCCCTTTCAACAGCTATAATAGTAAAAACAGGCGACATGGTTAGAGCCGGTGAGACGGTAGTAGCCAACTGGACAGAACAGAAGGAGCAAGAGCACTGA